The Oncorhynchus tshawytscha isolate Ot180627B linkage group LG20, Otsh_v2.0, whole genome shotgun sequence genome has a window encoding:
- the LOC112219816 gene encoding small nuclear ribonucleoprotein Sm D3-like — protein sequence MSIGVPIKILHEAEGHIVTCETNTGEVYRGKLIEAEDNMNCQMSNITVTHRDGRVAQLEQVYIRGSKIRFLILPDMLKNAPMLKSMKNKNQGTGAGRGKAAILKAQVAARGRGRGGGIGRGTIFQKRR from the exons ATGTCCATCGGCGTGCCCATCAAGATCCTGCATGAAGCAGAGGGTCACATTGTGACCTGTGAGACCAACACTGGTGAAGTGTACAGAGGCAAGCTCATTGAGGCTGAGGACAACATGAACTGCCAG ATGTCCAATATCACTGTGACTCATCGGGATGGCCGAGTAGCCCAACTAGAGCAGGTCTACATCCGGGGCAGCAAGATTCGCTTCCTGATTTTACCGGACATGTTAAAGAATGCTCCTATGTTGAAGAGCATGAAAAACAAGAACCAGGGCACCGGAGCAGGAAGGGGGAAGGCAGCCATTCTCAAAGCCCAGG TGGCTGCAAGAGGACGGGGTCGTGGTGGAGGAATTGGAAGAGGAACCATTTTCCAGAAGAGGCGATAG